Proteins encoded together in one Mycobacterium noviomagense window:
- a CDS encoding heterodisulfide reductase-related iron-sulfur binding cluster yields the protein MDTQMLIRLVVGLGMTAIVGLFAARRVGWLAKLTLSGQPATGRTDNIGTRIWTEVAEVFGQRRLLKWSIPGLAHFFTMWGFFILLTVYIEAYGLLFQPNFHIPIIGRWDVLGFLQDFFATAVFVGITTFAIIRLMRSPREIGRTSRFYGSHTGGAWLILFMIFNVIWTYVLVRGSAVNNSTLPYGKAAFLSQLFGVILKPLGHTGNEVLETVALLLHIGVMLAFLIIVLHSKHLHIFLAPINVIFKRLPDGLGPLLPIEADGKPIDFENPPDDAEFGRGKIEDFSWKAMLDFATCTECGRCQSQCPAWNTGKPLSPKLVIMDLRDHWMAKAPYILGEKEADAEGGYIESGRGEGHHVPESGFGRVPGSGPEQVNRPLVGTAEQGGVIDPDVLWSCVTCGACVEQCPVDIEHVDHIVDMRRYQVMMESEFPSELSVLFKNLETKANPWGQNASDRTNWIDEVDFDVPVYGQDVDSFDGYEYLFWVGCAGAYDDKAKKTTKAVAELLAIAGVKFMVLGDGETCNGDSARRSGNEFLFQQLAQQAVETLDGVFEGVETVDRKIVVTCPHCFNTLGREYRQLGANYTVLHHTQLLNRLVRDKKLVPVKPVDGNGSGPSITYHDPCYLGRHNKVYEAPRELIGASGATLTEMPRHAERSFCCGAGGARMWMEEHIGKRINHERVDEALSTGATTVATACPFCRVMVSDGVNDRAEAAGREDVDVRDVANLLLESIDRSSVKLPEKGTAAKQAAEAAPKAAAAAAAAPAAPAKETTEAPTKAAAPAAEKPAKAGPPPAAKGLGIAGGAKRPGAKKTAAAQPTTAEAKPAEEAKPAEEAKASAAPAKGLGIAAGAKRPGAKKAAAPTQSAATAEHEAKTEAAEAKPSTAPVKGLGIAAGAKRPGAKKAAAQPAAEEQKPEPTPQPETEPAASDKDGDQETQTPPVKGLGIARGARPPGKR from the coding sequence GTGGACACGCAGATGCTGATCAGACTCGTGGTGGGCCTAGGCATGACGGCGATCGTGGGATTGTTCGCCGCCAGGCGCGTCGGCTGGCTGGCGAAGCTCACGCTGTCAGGCCAGCCGGCCACCGGGCGCACCGACAACATCGGCACCCGGATCTGGACCGAGGTCGCTGAGGTGTTCGGGCAACGCCGGCTGCTGAAATGGTCAATTCCGGGCCTGGCCCACTTCTTCACGATGTGGGGCTTCTTCATTTTGCTGACGGTCTACATAGAGGCCTACGGGCTGCTGTTCCAGCCGAACTTCCACATCCCGATCATCGGCCGCTGGGACGTGCTGGGCTTTCTGCAGGACTTCTTCGCGACGGCGGTGTTCGTCGGTATCACGACGTTCGCGATCATCCGTTTGATGCGGAGCCCGCGCGAGATCGGCCGGACGTCCCGGTTCTACGGCTCACACACCGGCGGCGCCTGGCTGATCCTCTTCATGATCTTCAACGTCATCTGGACCTACGTGCTGGTGCGCGGCTCCGCTGTCAACAACAGCACGCTGCCGTACGGCAAGGCAGCGTTTCTCTCGCAACTGTTCGGCGTGATCCTGAAGCCACTCGGCCACACCGGCAACGAAGTCCTGGAAACCGTGGCCCTGCTGCTGCACATCGGCGTCATGCTGGCGTTCCTGATCATCGTGCTGCACTCCAAGCACCTGCACATCTTCCTGGCACCGATCAACGTCATCTTCAAGCGACTGCCCGACGGCCTGGGCCCGCTGCTGCCGATCGAGGCAGACGGCAAGCCGATCGACTTCGAAAACCCGCCGGACGACGCGGAATTCGGCCGCGGCAAGATCGAGGACTTCAGCTGGAAGGCGATGCTCGACTTCGCCACCTGTACCGAGTGTGGACGCTGCCAGTCGCAGTGCCCGGCGTGGAATACCGGCAAGCCGCTCTCCCCCAAGCTCGTCATCATGGATCTGCGCGACCACTGGATGGCCAAGGCGCCCTACATCCTTGGGGAAAAGGAAGCCGACGCCGAGGGCGGTTACATCGAGTCCGGTCGCGGCGAGGGCCACCATGTTCCCGAATCGGGGTTCGGCCGGGTACCCGGCTCCGGGCCCGAGCAGGTCAACCGCCCGCTGGTCGGCACCGCCGAACAGGGCGGCGTGATCGACCCCGACGTCTTGTGGTCCTGCGTGACCTGCGGCGCCTGCGTCGAGCAGTGCCCGGTCGACATCGAGCACGTCGACCACATCGTCGATATGCGCCGCTACCAGGTGATGATGGAATCGGAGTTCCCCTCCGAGCTGTCGGTGCTGTTCAAAAACCTTGAGACCAAGGCCAACCCGTGGGGCCAGAACGCCTCCGACCGCACCAACTGGATCGACGAAGTCGACTTCGACGTCCCGGTCTACGGCCAAGATGTCGACAGCTTCGACGGCTACGAGTACCTGTTCTGGGTGGGCTGCGCGGGCGCCTACGACGACAAGGCCAAGAAGACCACCAAGGCGGTCGCCGAACTGCTGGCGATCGCCGGCGTGAAGTTCATGGTTCTGGGCGACGGAGAAACCTGCAATGGCGACTCCGCTCGCCGCTCCGGCAACGAGTTCTTGTTCCAGCAGCTGGCCCAGCAGGCCGTCGAGACGCTGGATGGGGTGTTCGAGGGCGTGGAGACCGTCGACCGCAAGATCGTGGTCACCTGCCCGCACTGTTTCAACACCCTCGGCCGCGAATACAGGCAACTGGGCGCCAATTACACCGTGCTGCACCACACCCAGCTGCTCAACCGGCTGGTGCGCGACAAGAAGCTGGTGCCGGTCAAGCCCGTCGACGGCAACGGCAGCGGACCGTCGATCACCTACCACGACCCGTGCTACCTGGGCCGGCACAACAAGGTCTACGAGGCGCCGCGCGAGCTGATCGGCGCCTCCGGTGCGACGTTGACCGAGATGCCCCGGCACGCCGAGCGCAGCTTCTGCTGCGGTGCCGGCGGGGCGCGCATGTGGATGGAAGAGCACATCGGCAAGCGAATCAACCACGAACGCGTCGACGAGGCGCTGAGCACCGGCGCCACCACGGTCGCCACCGCCTGCCCGTTCTGCCGGGTGATGGTGAGCGACGGTGTCAACGACCGCGCCGAAGCCGCCGGCCGCGAGGACGTCGACGTGCGCGACGTCGCCAACCTCCTGCTGGAATCCATCGACCGCAGCTCGGTGAAACTGCCGGAAAAGGGCACGGCCGCCAAGCAGGCCGCCGAGGCGGCACCGAAGGCCGCGGCGGCGGCGGCGGCCGCTCCAGCCGCTCCGGCCAAGGAGACCACAGAGGCACCGACTAAGGCCGCCGCGCCTGCGGCGGAAAAACCCGCCAAAGCCGGGCCTCCGCCTGCCGCTAAAGGTCTGGGCATCGCCGGGGGTGCCAAGCGGCCCGGCGCCAAGAAAACCGCGGCCGCGCAGCCAACCACCGCGGAAGCCAAGCCCGCCGAGGAAGCCAAGCCCGCCGAGGAAGCCAAGGCGTCCGCCGCACCCGCCAAGGGGCTGGGTATTGCCGCCGGCGCCAAGCGACCGGGCGCCAAGAAAGCCGCAGCACCAACACAATCCGCTGCCACCGCGGAACACGAAGCGAAAAC